A genomic window from Phoenix dactylifera cultivar Barhee BC4 chromosome 7, palm_55x_up_171113_PBpolish2nd_filt_p, whole genome shotgun sequence includes:
- the LOC120111408 gene encoding uncharacterized protein LOC120111408: MATFHMSELLKTMVLEYLQVPSTEEPKPALCIETEPSWMDAFVTYLQSEVLPNDELEARPVKRQASRYLLYEGKLYRWSFISPLLRCLCPLEADYAMREVHKGICGNHLGGRALAHKILRQGYYCPTLQKDALDFIQKYDRC, translated from the coding sequence ATGGCGACTTTCCACATGAGCGAGCTCCTGAAGACCATGGTGCTCGAGTACCTCCAAGTACCTAGCACCGAGGAGCCTAAACCAGCTCTCTGCATCgagaccgagccgagctggatggacgcATTCGTCACCTACCTGCAGAGTGAAGTCCTCCCCAATGATGAGCTCGAAGCCCGCCCGGTTAAGCGCCAGGCTTCCCGATACCTCCTATAcgaaggcaagctctaccgcTGGTCATTCATCTCTCCTCTTCTTAGATGTCTCTGCCCCTTAGAGGCAGATTATGCTATGCGAGAAGTTCACAAAGGAATCTGCGGAAACCATCTAGGAGGTCGGGCCCTAGCCCAcaaaattctgcgccaaggatattactgCCCCACACTCCAGAAAGATGCATTAGACTTTATCCAAAAGTACGATCGGTGTTAG
- the LOC120111350 gene encoding uncharacterized protein LOC120111350 codes for MPRGKRFRDVEFQHTSVGSSSDQSLRSQQPDEPHQHESQSEYVPPADCPDMNDVHIQGNLIYIFYINFSYNPWIFYFIFIDGLGRVRRTRGPTRAWDVWSLREDEKIVVQCNELGQPIKRTASILSTFLGSVARMGQLCPLNYTKWNEMLPSYKVELLKVIEKKFVLPANSHDWVLKSVNRKWKEYKAKLKADWKHVGMTEERVARVCPPDVIPHQWRELVHYWFSEKSQVVYIFSIP; via the exons atgccgcgaggaaaacgattcagagatgtggagtttcagcacacatccgtGGGATCTTCTTCCGATCAGTCCCTACGGTCCCAGCAGCCCGACGAGCCCCATCAGCACGAATCTCAGTCTGAGTACGTGCCACCTGCTGATTGTCCAGACATGAATGACGTGCACATCCAGGGTAATTTGATTtacattttttatattaatttttcttacaatccatggatattttattttatttttatagatggactgggAAGAGTGAGGAGGACACGAGGACCCACTCGAGCATGGGACGTGTGGAGTCTacgtgaggatgagaagatcgtCGTCCAATGCAATGAACTGGGGCAGCCTATTAAGAGGActgcaagcattttatcgacttttctaggatcggttgcacggatgggtcagttgtgtccgctcaactatacgaaatggaatgaaatgcttccttcgtataaggttgagcttcttaaagttattgag AAAAAGTTTGTCCTTCCTGCaaatagccatgattgggtgctgaagtccgtcaaccgcaaatggaaagaatataaggcgAAACTAAAGGCAGACTGGAAGCACGTGGGCATGACTGAAGAGAGGGTGGCtcgtgtttgtcctcctgatgtaatccctcatcaatggagggagcttgtccactactgGTTTTCAGAGAAATCTCAagttgtgtatattttttcaataccttag